One window from the genome of Pieris napi chromosome 3, ilPieNapi1.2, whole genome shotgun sequence encodes:
- the LOC125063122 gene encoding uncharacterized protein LOC125063122 isoform X2, whose protein sequence is MNETIIAAGLAVTIIALLMLFQWRWRTPKVEAPSYTPVQLVHRLCPHNNVVQGIEVEQKDSLDEHLDVLTRKLADKNEIENLHALDNDVKVKYREIMNMLKQDLNSNEKECKKIQEQIEWVSRRRAELNNEVQRGQILYGEAALELASNLAELQKGRGVDHRIDHRMMEQRLPEHRVTNKPQRQGSLTSLRHRKEPQLPRATPISSIVIKSPPLSNDSLRHAVHRQ, encoded by the exons ATGAACGAAACGATTATTGCTGCGGGGCTGGCGGTGACTATCATAGCATTGCTTATGCTATTTCAATGGAGATGGAGGACCCCTAAG GTGGAGGCTCCTTCCTACACTCCAGTACAACTGGTTCACCGGCTTTGTCCCCATAACAACGTAGTGCAAGGAATTGAAGTGGAACAAAAGGACAGCCTTGACGAACACCTTGATGTACTCACTCGAAAATTAGCTGATAAG AACGAGATCGAGAACCTCCACGCGCTGGACAACGACGTGAAGGTAAAATATCGGGAGATCATGAATATGCTGAAGCAAGATCTTAATAGTAACGAAAAGGAGTGCAAGAAAATCCAGGAGCAGATTGAATGGGTCTCGCGTCGACGTGCTGAACTTAATAACGAG GTTCAGCGCGGGCAGATACTATATGGCGAAGCTGCGCTGGAACTTGCAAGCAATCTCGCAGAGCTTCAGAAAGGCCGCGGCGTCGATCATCGAATAGACCACAGAATGATGGAGCAGAGACTGCCCGAGCACCGTGTTACGAACAAGCCCCAGAGACAAGGCTCTCTGACGTCACTCCGGCATAGGAAGGAACCCCAGCTCCCAAGAGCGACACCTATCAGCTCCATAGTCATCAAGTCTCCCCCTTTGTCAAATGATTCCTTGAGACATGCAGTACATCGGCAAtag
- the LOC125063122 gene encoding uncharacterized protein LOC125063122 isoform X1, with amino-acid sequence MNETIIAAGLAVTIIALLMLFQWRWRTPKVEAPSYTPVQLVHRLCPHNNVVQGIEVEQKDSLDEHLDVLTRKLADKEGRLRLSKYKIRETQNEIENLHALDNDVKVKYREIMNMLKQDLNSNEKECKKIQEQIEWVSRRRAELNNEVQRGQILYGEAALELASNLAELQKGRGVDHRIDHRMMEQRLPEHRVTNKPQRQGSLTSLRHRKEPQLPRATPISSIVIKSPPLSNDSLRHAVHRQ; translated from the exons ATGAACGAAACGATTATTGCTGCGGGGCTGGCGGTGACTATCATAGCATTGCTTATGCTATTTCAATGGAGATGGAGGACCCCTAAG GTGGAGGCTCCTTCCTACACTCCAGTACAACTGGTTCACCGGCTTTGTCCCCATAACAACGTAGTGCAAGGAATTGAAGTGGAACAAAAGGACAGCCTTGACGAACACCTTGATGTACTCACTCGAAAATTAGCTGATAAG GAAGGTCGTCTTCGCCTTTCTAAGTACAAAATCCGTGAAACCCAGAACGAGATCGAGAACCTCCACGCGCTGGACAACGACGTGAAGGTAAAATATCGGGAGATCATGAATATGCTGAAGCAAGATCTTAATAGTAACGAAAAGGAGTGCAAGAAAATCCAGGAGCAGATTGAATGGGTCTCGCGTCGACGTGCTGAACTTAATAACGAG GTTCAGCGCGGGCAGATACTATATGGCGAAGCTGCGCTGGAACTTGCAAGCAATCTCGCAGAGCTTCAGAAAGGCCGCGGCGTCGATCATCGAATAGACCACAGAATGATGGAGCAGAGACTGCCCGAGCACCGTGTTACGAACAAGCCCCAGAGACAAGGCTCTCTGACGTCACTCCGGCATAGGAAGGAACCCCAGCTCCCAAGAGCGACACCTATCAGCTCCATAGTCATCAAGTCTCCCCCTTTGTCAAATGATTCCTTGAGACATGCAGTACATCGGCAAtag
- the LOC125063331 gene encoding zinc finger protein 135-like isoform X2 has protein sequence MDWQLTCRVCLETGDMVSLFDWDENNDQLSDKYTACCGVEVTKNDSLPTLICLNCVDRLTYAYEFKKQCLSSNETLKECLDEFLKTSSLTSTGDNDSINKSETETITVKQQNGMLLQYELPVEHEPSIQWTRRLVRNDNNAVVFKAPEAKKRGRPRKYPNPHGTIEVSPYHRKKPKEEVREPESLTALIASGSLEIKQEPDSDETLFQFEEMAEDSDPDFVPGEEEADDVPLQQDTPRKRGRPRKIRPPMPDVKIKEEAEDMLLKETIMAFSEPIHDDALNPKPKPKKKKIQQKKKKYVYSKTHVCETCGASFTSNASLQAHIRRHLGIKPFVCSVCGFAAVANIELKRHMVKHTGQRPYPCRHCDKTYTDFGTRQKHERLHMGIRPYQCSLCGKSFTYSYVLANHMLTHTGEKKYACGPCNKKFTKAHHLKYHNKVHHKELYIQQQLEQEAKKMRQRINVSNLSGVISGEIVDGTLQLTHITEDGEHESQMEVVEQDDEQNETDRAVADMQAVVLDSEFAGDDDLKTRIISHSEI, from the exons ATGGATTGGCAATTAACTTGCCGAGTATGTCTGGAAACGGGAGATATGGTTTCCTTGTTCGATTGGGACGAAAACAACGATCAACTTAGCGATAAATACACTGCGTGCTGTGGCGTTGAG gttACAAAAAACGATTCACTGCCAACGTTAATATGTCTGAATTGTGTTGACCGGTTAACATATGCGTATGAATTCAAAAAGCAATGTTTGTCTTCCAACGAAACGCTCAAAGAGTGTTTGGATGAGTTTCTAAAAACCTCGTCCTTGACTAGTACAGGCGACAACGATTCCATTAACA AATCTGAAACTGAAACAATCACTGTAAAGCAACAAAATGGCATGCTGTTGCAATATGAGCTTCCAGTGGAACATGAACCATCAATACAATGGACTCGACGTTTGGTTAGGAATGACAACAACGCTGTTGTATTTAAAGCCCCGGAGGCAAAGAAAAGAGGACGGCCTCGTAAATATCCAAATCCACATGGAACAATTG AAGTATCACCATATCACCGCAAGAAACCCAAGGAAGAGGTAAGGGAACCTGAATCGTTGACAGCATTAATTGCCTCTGGATCATTGGAGATTAAACAAGAACCAGATTCTGATGAAACTCTTTTTCAATTTGAAG AAATGGCTGAGGATTCTGATCCAGATTTTGTTCCTGGGGAGGAAGAGGCCGATGATGTTCCG TTACAGCAAGATACCCCAAGGAAACGCGGTCGGCCGAGGAAAATAAGACCCCCAATGCCAGATGTAAAAATTAAGGAAGAAGCGGAAGACATGCTGCTAAAGGAAACCATTATGGCATTCTCCGAACCCATACATGATGATGCGTTAAACCCAAAACCAAAGCccaagaagaaaaaaattcaacaaaagaaaaagaaatatgtgTATTCTAAGAC TCACGTGTGTGAAACATGCGGTGCGTCGTTCACTTCAAACGCTTCGTTGCAAGCGCATATTAGACGCCATTTGGGAATCAAACCATTTGTATGCAG CGTTTGCGGGTTCGCGGCCGTGGCTAATATAGAGTTAAAACGGCATATGGTGAAGCATACGGGTCAGAGGCCATACCCGTGTCGGCATTGCGATAAGACGTATACAGACTTTGGTACACGACAGAAACATGAACG ATTGCACATGGGCATTCGTCCCTACCAGTGTTCGTTATGTGGAAAGTCGTTTACGTACTCGTACGTGCTCGCTAATCATATGTTAACTCACACCGGGGAGAAGAAGTATGC atGTGGTCCTTGCAACAAGAAATTTACGAAGGCCCACCACCTGAAGTACCATAACAAGGTCCATCATAAAGAGCTGTATATACAACAGCAGCTGGAGCAAGAGGCAAAGAAGATGAGGCAGAGGATCAACGTCTCCAACCTCTCGGGAGTCATCTCGGGGGAGATCGTTGATGGCACTCTGCAGCTCACGCATATTACTGAAG ATGGCGAACACGAGTCCCAAATGGAGGTTGTCGAACAGGACGATGAACAAAATGAAACGGACCGAGCCGTCGCTGATATGCAAGCG GTGGTCCTAGATTCGGAGTTTGCAGGCGATGATGACCTGAAGACGCGTATAATTAGTCATAGTGAGatttaa
- the LOC125063331 gene encoding zinc finger and BTB domain-containing protein 24-like isoform X1 codes for MDWQLTCRVCLETGDMVSLFDWDENNDQLSDKYTACCGVEVTKNDSLPTLICLNCVDRLTYAYEFKKQCLSSNETLKECLDEFLKTSSLTSTGDNDSINKSETETITVKQQNGMLLQYELPVEHEPSIQWTRRLVRNDNNAVVFKAPEAKKRGRPRKYPNPHGTIEVSPYHRKKPKEEVREPESLTALIASGSLEIKQEPDSDETLFQFEEMAEDSDPDFVPGEEEADDVPLQQDTPRKRGRPRKIRPPMPDVKIKEEAEDMLLKETIMAFSEPIHDDALNPKPKPKKKKIQQKKKKYVYSKTHVCETCGASFTSNASLQAHIRRHLGIKPFVCSICGYACVMNMELRRHMFRHTGVRPYKCRVCDRRFGDFGSRQKHERLHMGIRPYQCSLCGKSFTYSYVLANHMLTHTGEKKYACGPCNKKFTKAHHLKYHNKVHHKELYIQQQLEQEAKKMRQRINVSNLSGVISGEIVDGTLQLTHITEDGEHESQMEVVEQDDEQNETDRAVADMQAVVLDSEFAGDDDLKTRIISHSEI; via the exons ATGGATTGGCAATTAACTTGCCGAGTATGTCTGGAAACGGGAGATATGGTTTCCTTGTTCGATTGGGACGAAAACAACGATCAACTTAGCGATAAATACACTGCGTGCTGTGGCGTTGAG gttACAAAAAACGATTCACTGCCAACGTTAATATGTCTGAATTGTGTTGACCGGTTAACATATGCGTATGAATTCAAAAAGCAATGTTTGTCTTCCAACGAAACGCTCAAAGAGTGTTTGGATGAGTTTCTAAAAACCTCGTCCTTGACTAGTACAGGCGACAACGATTCCATTAACA AATCTGAAACTGAAACAATCACTGTAAAGCAACAAAATGGCATGCTGTTGCAATATGAGCTTCCAGTGGAACATGAACCATCAATACAATGGACTCGACGTTTGGTTAGGAATGACAACAACGCTGTTGTATTTAAAGCCCCGGAGGCAAAGAAAAGAGGACGGCCTCGTAAATATCCAAATCCACATGGAACAATTG AAGTATCACCATATCACCGCAAGAAACCCAAGGAAGAGGTAAGGGAACCTGAATCGTTGACAGCATTAATTGCCTCTGGATCATTGGAGATTAAACAAGAACCAGATTCTGATGAAACTCTTTTTCAATTTGAAG AAATGGCTGAGGATTCTGATCCAGATTTTGTTCCTGGGGAGGAAGAGGCCGATGATGTTCCG TTACAGCAAGATACCCCAAGGAAACGCGGTCGGCCGAGGAAAATAAGACCCCCAATGCCAGATGTAAAAATTAAGGAAGAAGCGGAAGACATGCTGCTAAAGGAAACCATTATGGCATTCTCCGAACCCATACATGATGATGCGTTAAACCCAAAACCAAAGCccaagaagaaaaaaattcaacaaaagaaaaagaaatatgtgTATTCTAAGAC TCACGTGTGTGAAACATGCGGTGCGTCGTTCACTTCAAACGCTTCGTTGCAAGCGCATATTAGACGCCATTTGGGAATCAAACCATTTGTATGCAG TATATGCGGGTACGCGTGCGTGATGAACATGGAGCTGCGTCGTCATATGTTCCGACACACGGGCGTGCGCCCCTACAAGTGCAGAGTTTGCGATCGCCGATTCGGGGACTTCGGTAGCCGGCAGAAGCATGAAAG ATTGCACATGGGCATTCGTCCCTACCAGTGTTCGTTATGTGGAAAGTCGTTTACGTACTCGTACGTGCTCGCTAATCATATGTTAACTCACACCGGGGAGAAGAAGTATGC atGTGGTCCTTGCAACAAGAAATTTACGAAGGCCCACCACCTGAAGTACCATAACAAGGTCCATCATAAAGAGCTGTATATACAACAGCAGCTGGAGCAAGAGGCAAAGAAGATGAGGCAGAGGATCAACGTCTCCAACCTCTCGGGAGTCATCTCGGGGGAGATCGTTGATGGCACTCTGCAGCTCACGCATATTACTGAAG ATGGCGAACACGAGTCCCAAATGGAGGTTGTCGAACAGGACGATGAACAAAATGAAACGGACCGAGCCGTCGCTGATATGCAAGCG GTGGTCCTAGATTCGGAGTTTGCAGGCGATGATGACCTGAAGACGCGTATAATTAGTCATAGTGAGatttaa